ATATCTGAAAATAACATCTCCGGTTAATGGTGTTGTTCAAAATATTATTCTTAGAGAAGGAAATCTTGCCCTTCCTGGAAAACCCATTATTTCAATAGAGAGCACAGATAAATATGAAATAGTTGCAGAAATTCCCCACGACCTTAAAATAACACCTGACACATTTGCTATAGTCTATATAAACGGTAAACCACATCAGTTTAAAATAACAAATATTTATCCTGTGGCAGGTAAACATCACTTAAAAATGATAAGAATAGTTCTATCCCAAAAACCTGAAAACCTTGTATCAAACAGCTACATAAACATATCCCTTGCCAGAAAAATTTCCGGATTAGTAGTTCCTGAAAATGCGGTTCTCCATCTATCAAACGGAGCATTCGTTTTAACCAATCAAAACGGTGTTTTCAAAAAAATTCCAGTTAAAGTTTTAGGAGAAAACGAAAAATTTGCAGTTGTCACAGGAAATATATCAGAAGGCACTATAGTTGCCGTTGCTGAAGAAAATAAACTCAGACTTTTATCCCTTGGGAAAAAAGGAAAAATCCTGACAGCAGAGGCAAAAAATGAGTAAGAATATAGTTGAATTTGTCCTGAAAAGACCGCATTTTATACTTTCCCTGATACTTTCTCTGTCAATCCTCGGGGTAATCGGATTTTTTGAGATAAAACAAAAACTTTTCCCAGATGTTAACAGACCTGTCATAGCAGTGGTTGTTTTCCAGCCGGGAGCATCTGCAACAGATATGGCAGAAAACGTAGCCATCCCAATAGAAAAAAGATTATTCACGATAGACAAAGTCAGAACAGTATCATCCACGATAAATGATGAGATAGCCGTTATATCAGCCGAATTTGAGTATGAAAAGGATATAGAACAGGCAACAACAGACGTCCAAAATGAGATAAATAAAGTGAAATCATTGCTTCCCAAAGGTATAAGAGAACCCCAAATTTACAAAATCACTGATGCAACCCCGCCTGTATTAGTTCTATCTGTTTCACCCAAAAGCCCTGATATATCCCTATCAGATGTCCGTCAACTTGCAGAAAATCAGATTAAAAATAGACTTTTAAGACTAAAAGAGGTTGCAAATGTAGATGTATTCGGTGGTTACAAGAAAGAGGTTTTAATCCAGATAGACAAAAATAAACTTAATAAATACGGACTTTCATACACAGATATAATCAGAAAAATCCAGCAAACAAATGCAGATATACCAATAGGTATTGTTTTAAATAAAAATGATGAATTTCTTATAAAATCATTAAACAAGAAAAATGATTTAGATAAACTGAAAAATCTGCAGATTACCCCATCAATTAAACTGTCTGATATAGCAACAGTTAAATATGGCACATTCCAAAACCGTGTCCTTTACTACGGAAACGGCAAACCTGCAATAGCACTGGCAGTCCAAAGACAACCAACAGGAGATGCACTTAAAGCAATAGATGCAGTAAAAGCGCTAATCCCAGAGCTTAAAAAAGAATTTCCACAGCTTGACTTTCAAATATCAGATACACAGGAAAAAATTATAAGACTCAGTAATATTAATATGTTTGAAGCCCTCAGAGACGCTATTATTATCACCGCTATTGTAATTTTCTTCTTCCTTGCAAACATCAGACAGATGATAATAGCAGGTATCTCTATTCCATTTGTTTATGCAATTACCATAGGAATAATGTGGCTTCTCGGAATGGAGTTTAATATTGTTACCCTTACAGCTATAATTCTTGCCCTTGGTATGCTTGTTGATGACGCAATTGTTATTCTTGAGAATATAGAAAGACATTTATATGAACTAAAGGAGCCAACCAGACAGGCAGTTATAAACGGGACAAAAGAAGTTGTTTTTGCAGTTCTGGCAGGAACAATAGCTACATCTGTTGTATTACTCCCACTTCTATTTGTCGGTGATTATCCACAAAGAATATTCCGCCCCCTTGCTGGAACACTTTTAATAGCAGTAATAGTTTCTTATTTTGTATCAATTACCCTTATTCCTTTACTTGCACCATTTTTACTGAAAAAAACAAATGAGAAAAATAGATTTGAAGCCATTGTTTACAAAGTATCAGAGTTTATACTAAATCCTCTTAGGAATTTTTACACAGGCGCTGTCAAAAATGTATTCAGGAAAAAGTTTTTTGCTATCCCTTATTTTGTTTTCATAATAATGATGTTTGTTGTTAGTATGAGGGTCATTATTCCGATAGTCGGTAGAGAAATTATGCCCCCTATGGATACAGGTATTGTAAAAGCAACAGTAATAACAGATAGTAACCTTTCAACAAAGCAAGTTGAAGAAGTAATAAAACAGATTAATCAAATATTTAAAAATGATAAAAAGGTAGAGATTTATTCAATAGCTGCAGGTTCAGAACCTGGAGTTCTTACCATAGGCAAAGGAAACACACCACAAACAATATCAATCACCGCCCATTATATAGACAGATTTCACAGAAAAGAGACAATATGGGATATAGAAAGACAGTTAAGGGAAAAAATCTGGCAGATACCAAATATCAAATATGTTGCTGTTTATGATTATGGAGCAACTCCACTATCAACAATCAAAGGTAATCTTGATGCAAGGCTAAGCGGAGATGATTTTAAAGAATTGGATATTTTAGGAAATAAAGTCCTGCAAGCTGCATATAATACAGGCGGATTAACATCTGTATTTAGAAAATGGGATTATGACAAAGTTGTTTATAACCTGAAAATAGATTATAAAAAAGCCTTAACTTACCATCTAACACCGTTTATGATAGCATCCCAGCTTGGAACAAAAATAAGAGGAGGGATTGTTTCCCTATATAGCATTCCAAATGAAAAAAGCCTTTTCATAAGAGTTAGCTATAATCAGCCTCAAATAAATTCCATAAAAGATTTAGATAATTACTACATAGACACACCTGTAGGAAAAATACCCTTAAAAGCAATTGCACATGTAGAAAAAAGAATAGAACCTACTCTTATTACCAGACAGGATTTAATGTATACACTTGACGTTCTTGGATATAGAGAAAAAGCAGCGATAACACATATAGTCCAGAATTTCCATAAAGCACTTAAACAAGAACACTTCCATCTACCACCAGGATATTATCTGTCAAACGAAGGGGATATAAAGCAACTTAAAGATGCAATGTTTAGGATGATAAAAGCTATTGGACTTGGAATTGTATTCTTATTTTTTGCTCTTGCACCAGCGTTCAGGTCTTTTTCTTCTCCAATAGCCGTTATATTTGCAATTCCCCTTTCTGTGATTGGAGCAGCATGGGCAATACTGGCAATGGGATATCATCAGTCAATGCCTGGACTTATGGGTATTGTTTTACTTGCAGGAATAATAACCAAAAACTCTATTCTACTTATAGATTTTATCCAGATGGCACTTGAAGAGGGAA
The Persephonella sp. DNA segment above includes these coding regions:
- a CDS encoding efflux RND transporter permease subunit, which encodes MSKNIVEFVLKRPHFILSLILSLSILGVIGFFEIKQKLFPDVNRPVIAVVVFQPGASATDMAENVAIPIEKRLFTIDKVRTVSSTINDEIAVISAEFEYEKDIEQATTDVQNEINKVKSLLPKGIREPQIYKITDATPPVLVLSVSPKSPDISLSDVRQLAENQIKNRLLRLKEVANVDVFGGYKKEVLIQIDKNKLNKYGLSYTDIIRKIQQTNADIPIGIVLNKNDEFLIKSLNKKNDLDKLKNLQITPSIKLSDIATVKYGTFQNRVLYYGNGKPAIALAVQRQPTGDALKAIDAVKALIPELKKEFPQLDFQISDTQEKIIRLSNINMFEALRDAIIITAIVIFFFLANIRQMIIAGISIPFVYAITIGIMWLLGMEFNIVTLTAIILALGMLVDDAIVILENIERHLYELKEPTRQAVINGTKEVVFAVLAGTIATSVVLLPLLFVGDYPQRIFRPLAGTLLIAVIVSYFVSITLIPLLAPFLLKKTNEKNRFEAIVYKVSEFILNPLRNFYTGAVKNVFRKKFFAIPYFVFIIMMFVVSMRVIIPIVGREIMPPMDTGIVKATVITDSNLSTKQVEEVIKQINQIFKNDKKVEIYSIAAGSEPGVLTIGKGNTPQTISITAHYIDRFHRKETIWDIERQLREKIWQIPNIKYVAVYDYGATPLSTIKGNLDARLSGDDFKELDILGNKVLQAAYNTGGLTSVFRKWDYDKVVYNLKIDYKKALTYHLTPFMIASQLGTKIRGGIVSLYSIPNEKSLFIRVSYNQPQINSIKDLDNYYIDTPVGKIPLKAIAHVEKRIEPTLITRQDLMYTLDVLGYREKAAITHIVQNFHKALKQEHFHLPPGYYLSNEGDIKQLKDAMFRMIKAIGLGIVFLFFALAPAFRSFSSPIAVIFAIPLSVIGAAWAILAMGYHQSMPGLMGIVLLAGIITKNSILLIDFIQMALEEGKSIEEAIIGSIKVRTRPVLMTAFGTSAGMIPIALGWALGLERLAPLGTVAIGGLIVGTFLTLIYVPLLYYFMYLLRQKLFRKNKETTNLT